The proteins below are encoded in one region of Polypterus senegalus isolate Bchr_013 chromosome 2, ASM1683550v1, whole genome shotgun sequence:
- the LOC120523259 gene encoding zona pellucida-like domain-containing protein 1 codes for MMLSFTIVFFTLHLLKGSLSLTINDCGSNLRLPDYSDIAVTCGAYSIDLAIQVCPVVYAGYNETLLLLNNLISDPNCKGKLDMTANPPALRFSFSLNETGICGSSYKITSSPGTGVFQDFSNIQSVNISGIIQSTDPNIGTVTYNQQLLYLYSCTYPLEYIINNTRIDVTGNTVAVRDNNGTFVTTLSLQLYSDVNYTTFLQIPPRGVNLKTPIYVQVKATNLTSKFNVLLDRCYASVSQYPSNSSSFDLFVSCNKQELVNIYVNGKSQYARFSFSAFRFTEHRNATTSTYYLHCITRLCDTNECANLQKCNRKRRGAPELTTTLSPEQSINPATVTSNPITTSTENVQKSKELQMNDAAWSHASAISLGLGIAVGFLSFISIVMIIITYFLYKRKNQAPGLTKMMNN; via the exons ACTACAGTGACATTGCTGTAACATGTGGGGCGTACTCGATTGACCTGGCTATACAAGTCTGTCCAGTTGTCTACGCAGGATACAATGAGACTCTCTTACTCTTGAACAACCTGATTTCAGACCCTAATTGCAAGGGGAAGCTCGACATGACTGCAAATCCACCTGCTCTCAGATTCAGCTTCTCTCTCAATGAAACCGGCATTTGTGGAAGTAGTTATAAG ATAACAAGTTCACCTGGTACTGGAGTTTTCCAAGATTTTTCAAACATTCAGAGTGTAAACATCAGCGGCATAATTCAGTCTACTGATCCAAACATTGGTACTGTGACTTACAATCAACAGCTTCTGTACCTTTACTCCTGTACATACCCTTTGGAGTACATTATTAACAACACAAGGATTGATGT CACTGGGAACACTGTTGCTGTGAGAGACAACAATGGTACTTTTGTCACAACTTTGAGTCTCCAGCTTTATAGC gaTGTAAACTACACAACCTTCCTTCAAATTCCACCCCGAGGAGTCAATTTAAAAACTCCAATTTATGTCCAAGTCAAGGCCACAAACCTAACCAGCAA GTTTAATGTACTACTTGATCGCTGCTACGCCTCAGTTTCTCAATACCCTTCAAATTCATCGTCCTTTGATCTCTTTGTTTC atgtaACAAACAGGAGTTGGTCAACATATATGTTAATGGAAAAAGCCAATATGCCCGGTTCTCTTTCTCTGCATTCCGCTTCACAGAGCACAGAAATGCAACCACCTCCACTTACTATTTACACTGTATCACCCGACTTTGTGACACCAATGAGTGTGCTAATTTGCAAAAG TGTAACCGGAAAAGAAGGGGCGCACCAGAACTTACTACAACTCTGTCTCCAGAACAGTCAATTAATCCTGCTACTGTCACTTCCAATCCAATCACTACTAGTACTGAAAATG TGCAAAAGTCAAAAGAGCTCC AAATGAATGACGCAGCCTGGAGTCATGCTTCTGCCATTTCACTCGGCTTAGGAATAGCTGTGGGATTCCTCTCCTTTATCTCTATCGTGATGATAATTATCACTTACtttctttacaaaagaaaaaatcaagcACCTGGTCTTACAAAAATGATGAATAACTGA